Proteins encoded together in one Telopea speciosissima isolate NSW1024214 ecotype Mountain lineage chromosome 4, Tspe_v1, whole genome shotgun sequence window:
- the LOC122659435 gene encoding secreted RxLR effector protein 161-like has product MPKLVAEEGDVLDDPKQYRRLVGKLNYLTFTRPGIAFPLSVVSQFLSSPRTPHWDAVIRIFRYLKKAPGRGLVYGSHGHGRVEGFSNWARSPVDKRSTIGYCVFVGRNLVSWKSKKQSVVARSSAESEYRAMTHATSELVWLKMLLTELGFEDPSPM; this is encoded by the coding sequence ATGCCAAAACTTGTTGCTGAAGAGGGGGATGTTCTTGACGATCCAAAGCAATATAGAAGACTTGTTGGGAAGCTCAACTACTTGACTTTCACCAGACCGGGTAttgctttcccactaagtgtTGTGAGTCAATTTTTGTCATCTCCTCGAACtcctcattgggatgctgttaTACGAATTTTCAGATACCTTAAAAAGGCTCCAGGGCGTGGATTAGTATATGGTAGTCATGGACATGGGAGAGTTGAAGGGTTCTCAAATTGGGCTAGATCACCTGTTGATAAGAGATCAACTATAGGGTATTGTGTGTTTGTGGGACGCAACCTTGTCTcgtggaagagcaagaaacagagtgtagtggctagatcaagtgcagaGTCCGAATATCGAGCCATGACACATGCAACTTCTGAATTGGTTTGGCTGAAAATGCTATTGACTGAGCTTGGGTTTGAGGATCCCTCACCCATGTAG